A stretch of DNA from Solidesulfovibrio fructosivorans JJ]:
GCCGGTCGTTGCACCGAGTGCGGCGAGTGCCAACGGGCCTGTCCCATGGACATCCCCATCCTGGCGCTCAAGAAGCATCTCAACCGGACCATCCACGACCTGTTCGGCTATCAGGCCGGCACCGATCCGCAGGCGATTCCCCCGCTGCTGCAGTTCAAGGTCGAGGAAGACAACATCAAGGAGCGAGACTGGTAATGGCCGCTTTAAAATATATCACGAGCGACAAGCTCCCTGAGTGGCTCGCCGCCCTGGCCGCCAAAAGCCGGGTGCTCGTTCCGGTCGAGGAAGGCGGCGGCGTGGTGTTTCGGCCCTATGACGGGACCAGGACGCCGGTGTTCGGTTCCGACGCCACGGCTCCGCCCAAGTCGTCGATCTTCCCGGCCTGCCAGGAGCTGTTCCATTACGAGCAGGGCAAGGACGCGGAAGACCCGGGCAAACCCACGCTCAAGCTCATCGCGGACACCAAGGCCGAGCCGACCGTGGTCTTTGGCAGCAAGCCCTGCGGCACGCGCGGCTTCCTCATCTTCGACCGCGTCTACATGGGCAAGAAGTTCCCCGATCCCTATTACATCGCCGCCCGCGAGGCCACGACCTTCGTCACCATGGCCTGCGACAAGACGGAAAACACCTGCTTTTGCCACTGGGTGGGCTCCGGCCCGGCCGATGTGAGCGGCTCGGACGTGCTTTTAACCCCCGTGGCCGGCGGCTACACCGTCGAAGCGGTGACCCCCAAGGGCGAGGCGCTCCTCGACTGCCCGGCGCTGACCGACGGAGCGGCCAAGGCCGAAGAGGCCGAGGCGGTCAAGACCAGCACGAGGCAGGCCCTGGGCGAGGCCCCGGACATCGCGAACGCCCCCCAGGCCCTGCTCGACGCCTTCGACGACCTGCCCTTCTGGCAGGCCCAGTCGGACAAGTGCATCAGCTGCGGCGCCTGCACCTACCTGTGCCCGACCTGCTACTGCTTCACCATCACCGACGAACCCGCCGGGATGCAGGGGCGGCGCATGCGTTCCTGGGACGCCTGCATGCACTTCCAGTTCACCCTGGAAGCCTCGGGCCACAACCCGCGCCCGACCAAGGCGCATCGCTTGAAAAACCGGGTCGGCCACAAGTTCAGCTACTATCCGACCCTGCATGAAGGGCTCATTGCCTGCTGCGGCTGCGGTCGTTGCATCAAGAGCTGCCCGGTCTCCGTGGACATCCGCGAGATCGTGCAAAATGCCGTGGCCAGGGCCAAAGGCTAGGGGGCACAAGTATGACCGATCCGTTCAATCCCTATCTGCCGGAAGTGGCGACCATCCTGGAGACCGTCCAGGAGACGCACAACATCAAGACCTTCCGGGTGCGCTTCGACGACGAGGCCAAGATGGCCGCGTTTACGTTCGAGCCCGGCCAGGTGGGCCAGCTGTCCGCCCCGGGCATCGGCGAATCCACCTTCGTCATCAATTCGCCCCCGACCCGCATGGACTACCTCCAGTTCTCGGTCATGCGCGCCGGCGAGGTGACCACCCGCCTG
This window harbors:
- a CDS encoding 4Fe-4S dicluster domain-containing protein → MAALKYITSDKLPEWLAALAAKSRVLVPVEEGGGVVFRPYDGTRTPVFGSDATAPPKSSIFPACQELFHYEQGKDAEDPGKPTLKLIADTKAEPTVVFGSKPCGTRGFLIFDRVYMGKKFPDPYYIAAREATTFVTMACDKTENTCFCHWVGSGPADVSGSDVLLTPVAGGYTVEAVTPKGEALLDCPALTDGAAKAEEAEAVKTSTRQALGEAPDIANAPQALLDAFDDLPFWQAQSDKCISCGACTYLCPTCYCFTITDEPAGMQGRRMRSWDACMHFQFTLEASGHNPRPTKAHRLKNRVGHKFSYYPTLHEGLIACCGCGRCIKSCPVSVDIREIVQNAVARAKG